A genome region from Streptomyces pratensis includes the following:
- a CDS encoding ABC transporter ATP-binding protein → MTTEQSAPVRTENDVVLEARGVTKHFPVRRTAGDLLARRHRTVHAVDDVSLKLRRGTVTALVGESGSGKSTVARLLAQLYPLTSGEIHLGGTAVKAGRGRSFRTYVKQVQLIFQDPFASLNPVHTVRYHLTRALKIHGRAGSGDADLEKNLAALLERVQLTPPHQFLDKFPHELSGGQRQRVAIARALGADPQVLLADEPVSMLDVSIRLGVLNLLRDLKERLHLAILYITHDIASARYFADTTLVMYAGRIVEGGDSETVTQHPAHPYTQLLIASAPDPDRVADEEAQEETGSGEPPSLIAPPDGCRFHPRCPKAMERCRTELPPRFDLADGQWAACWLYDGTTAEGAAK, encoded by the coding sequence ATGACCACCGAACAGTCCGCACCCGTGCGCACCGAGAACGACGTCGTGCTCGAAGCACGCGGAGTCACCAAACACTTCCCCGTACGGCGCACCGCGGGCGACCTCCTCGCCCGCAGACACCGCACCGTCCACGCCGTCGACGACGTGTCGCTGAAGCTCCGGCGCGGCACCGTCACGGCGCTGGTGGGGGAGTCGGGCTCCGGGAAGTCCACCGTCGCACGGCTGCTCGCCCAGCTGTACCCGCTCACCTCCGGGGAGATACACCTGGGCGGCACGGCGGTGAAGGCCGGGCGTGGCCGGTCCTTCCGTACGTACGTCAAGCAGGTCCAGCTGATCTTCCAGGACCCCTTCGCCTCGCTCAACCCGGTGCACACCGTGCGCTACCACCTGACCCGGGCACTGAAGATCCACGGCCGGGCGGGGAGCGGGGACGCGGACCTGGAGAAGAACCTGGCCGCTCTGCTCGAACGCGTCCAGCTGACTCCTCCTCATCAGTTCCTGGACAAGTTCCCGCACGAGCTGTCGGGCGGGCAGCGCCAGCGCGTGGCGATCGCCCGCGCGCTCGGCGCCGACCCGCAGGTCCTGCTCGCCGACGAACCGGTCTCGATGCTCGACGTGTCGATCCGGCTCGGCGTCCTCAACCTGCTGCGCGACCTCAAGGAGCGGCTGCACCTCGCGATCCTCTACATCACCCACGACATCGCGTCGGCCCGCTACTTCGCGGACACCACGCTGGTGATGTACGCGGGCCGGATCGTCGAGGGCGGTGACAGCGAGACCGTCACCCAGCATCCCGCCCACCCCTACACCCAGCTGCTGATCGCCTCCGCGCCGGACCCCGACCGGGTCGCGGACGAGGAAGCGCAGGAAGAGACCGGAAGCGGCGAGCCGCCCTCACTGATCGCCCCGCCGGACGGCTGCCGCTTCCACCCCCGCTGCCCCAAGGCCATGGAGCGCTGCCGCACCGAACTGCCGCCGCGCTTCGACCTGGCGGACGGCCAGTGGGCCGCCTGCTGGCTGTACGACGGCACCACCGCCGAGGGAGCAGCGAAGTGA
- a CDS encoding ABC transporter permease has product MKYILQRLAFYAVTAWAAITINFLIPRLMPGDPVEALMSRYQGQLDTSAIASLKALFGLDEDQSVWSQYTDYWSHLLDGDLGLSFTFFPTPVGEVIAQSLPWTLALVGITTLISFLLGTGIGVYSGWRRGSWLDGLLPVTTFISAIPYFWLGLIAIAVFAVKWQVFPAAGGYDNSLVPAFDWPFISSALYHGVLPGVTIVLSAIAGWILGMRNMMVTVSSEDYVMVAQAKGLSERRVMFSYAARNAVLPNISGFALSLGFIVGGTLLVEMVFSYPGIGFQLFQAVGAKDYPLMQGVFLIITLSVLAANLLADMAYALLDPRTRKEA; this is encoded by the coding sequence GTGAAGTACATCCTCCAGCGGCTCGCCTTCTACGCGGTCACCGCGTGGGCCGCCATCACCATCAACTTCCTGATCCCGCGCCTGATGCCCGGCGACCCGGTCGAGGCCCTGATGAGCCGGTACCAGGGGCAGCTCGACACCTCCGCCATAGCCTCCCTGAAGGCGCTGTTCGGGCTCGACGAGGACCAGTCCGTCTGGTCGCAGTACACCGACTACTGGTCGCACCTTCTCGACGGCGACCTCGGTCTGTCCTTCACCTTCTTCCCGACCCCGGTCGGTGAGGTGATCGCCCAGTCACTGCCCTGGACACTCGCGCTGGTCGGCATCACCACCCTGATCAGCTTCCTGCTCGGCACCGGCATCGGCGTCTACAGCGGCTGGCGGCGCGGCTCCTGGCTGGACGGGCTGCTGCCCGTGACCACCTTCATCTCGGCCATCCCCTACTTCTGGCTCGGCCTCATCGCCATCGCGGTGTTCGCGGTGAAGTGGCAGGTCTTCCCGGCCGCCGGAGGGTACGACAACTCCCTGGTCCCGGCCTTCGACTGGCCGTTCATCTCCAGCGCGCTCTACCACGGGGTGCTCCCCGGGGTGACGATCGTGCTGAGCGCCATCGCCGGCTGGATCCTCGGCATGCGGAACATGATGGTGACCGTCTCCTCCGAGGACTACGTGATGGTGGCGCAGGCCAAGGGGCTGTCCGAGCGGCGCGTGATGTTCTCCTACGCCGCACGCAACGCCGTCCTGCCCAACATCTCGGGCTTCGCCCTCTCGCTGGGCTTCATCGTCGGCGGCACGCTGCTGGTCGAGATGGTCTTCTCCTACCCGGGCATCGGCTTCCAGCTGTTCCAGGCCGTCGGGGCCAAGGACTACCCGCTGATGCAGGGCGTCTTCCTGATCATCACGCTGTCCGTGCTCGCGGCGAACCTGCTGGCCGACATGGCCTACGCCCTCCTCGACCCGCGCACCCGCAAGGAGGCCTGA
- a CDS encoding ABC transporter permease, giving the protein MAVTSTDVVVTDTAPAASRARFRFLRGGKTRTGLLILAFFVILAVAGPWLAPYDPDAMSDQLLQPPSADHWFGTTQTGQDVLSQILVGTRGVLLVGFLAGILATALSVLIGVSAGFLGGAADEILSMLSNIFLVIPGLPLIIIIASFVEDTGDMLIAAVIALTSWAWGARVLRAQTLSLRRRDYVEAARATGESTWRIILFEVMPNLTAVIASGFVGTVIFAVLSEITLAFIGVADISHWNWGTVLFWAQSNQALAQGAWWWFVPAGLCIALLGTALSLINFGIDEFVNPRLRTATGASRKVRMRVGFTPVARTAAPAEPGFTPVARAGATPSPGEPVPPGTPESPGTPSKEHSA; this is encoded by the coding sequence ATGGCCGTCACCAGCACCGACGTAGTCGTCACGGACACCGCCCCCGCCGCGTCCCGGGCGAGGTTCCGCTTCCTGCGCGGCGGGAAGACCCGCACAGGGCTGCTGATCCTCGCGTTCTTCGTGATCCTCGCCGTGGCGGGCCCCTGGCTCGCCCCGTACGACCCGGACGCCATGAGCGACCAGCTGCTGCAACCGCCCTCCGCCGACCACTGGTTCGGTACGACGCAGACCGGGCAGGACGTCCTCTCGCAGATCCTGGTCGGCACCCGCGGCGTGCTGCTCGTCGGGTTCCTCGCCGGCATCCTGGCCACCGCGCTGTCCGTGCTCATCGGGGTCAGCGCGGGGTTCCTCGGCGGAGCCGCCGACGAGATCCTCTCCATGCTCTCCAACATCTTCCTCGTCATCCCGGGCCTGCCGCTGATCATCATCATCGCGAGCTTCGTCGAGGACACCGGGGACATGCTGATCGCCGCCGTCATCGCCCTCACCTCATGGGCCTGGGGGGCGCGTGTCCTGCGCGCCCAGACCCTGTCGCTCCGGCGCCGCGACTACGTGGAGGCGGCACGGGCCACCGGTGAGTCCACCTGGCGGATCATCCTGTTCGAGGTCATGCCGAACCTCACCGCCGTCATCGCGTCCGGCTTCGTCGGCACCGTCATCTTCGCGGTCCTCTCCGAGATCACCCTCGCCTTCATCGGTGTCGCCGACATCTCCCACTGGAACTGGGGCACGGTGCTCTTCTGGGCCCAGTCCAACCAGGCCCTGGCCCAGGGCGCCTGGTGGTGGTTCGTGCCCGCCGGACTGTGCATCGCCCTGCTGGGCACCGCCCTCTCGCTCATCAACTTCGGCATCGACGAGTTCGTCAACCCGCGCCTGCGCACCGCCACGGGGGCCTCCCGGAAGGTCCGGATGCGTGTCGGCTTCACCCCCGTCGCCCGCACCGCCGCACCCGCGGAGCCCGGCTTCACCCCGGTGGCCCGTGCCGGCGCGACCCCGTCACCCGGTGAGCCCGTGCCGCCGGGCACCCCCGAGTCGCCCGGAACGCCCAGCAAGGAGCACAGCGCATGA
- a CDS encoding ABC transporter ATP-binding protein — protein MTAEPILTISGLNVDYGTGTSGVRALRDIDLTLHRGEVLGLAGESGSGKSTLAYAVTRLLSPPGVITGGDVHYHRPGGEAVDILALSPDELRAFRWQELSIVFQGAMNSLNPVHTVHSQLTDVLTAHRPGMKAAERTARAEELLNLVGISADRLAAYPHQLSGGMRQRVMIAMALALEPEIVIMDEPTTALDVVMQRQILRKLVELRERLSFSVVFITHDISLLIEFSDRIAIMYGGRIVEQAGAAEIYRDPRHPYSEGLLHSFPALHGPRRELTGIPGSPPHLSAMPAGCAFHPRCGKAFEPCRERVPVLAAPDAAQDREVACWLHH, from the coding sequence ATGACCGCCGAGCCGATCCTCACCATCAGCGGCCTGAACGTCGACTACGGAACCGGCACGAGCGGCGTCCGCGCGCTGCGGGACATCGATCTCACCCTGCACCGGGGTGAAGTCCTGGGCCTGGCGGGCGAGTCGGGCTCGGGCAAGTCCACACTCGCGTACGCGGTCACCCGGCTGCTGTCCCCGCCCGGGGTGATCACCGGAGGAGACGTCCACTACCACCGGCCGGGCGGTGAGGCCGTCGACATCCTCGCCCTGAGCCCGGACGAGCTGCGCGCCTTCCGCTGGCAGGAGCTGTCGATCGTGTTCCAGGGAGCGATGAACTCGCTGAACCCGGTGCACACGGTCCACAGCCAGCTGACCGACGTACTCACCGCGCACCGCCCCGGCATGAAGGCCGCCGAGCGCACCGCACGCGCCGAGGAGCTGCTCAACCTCGTCGGGATCTCGGCCGACCGGCTCGCCGCCTATCCGCACCAGCTCTCCGGTGGCATGCGCCAGCGCGTGATGATCGCCATGGCACTCGCCCTGGAACCCGAGATCGTCATCATGGACGAGCCCACCACCGCCCTCGACGTCGTGATGCAGCGCCAGATCCTGCGCAAGCTGGTGGAGCTGCGGGAGCGCCTCTCCTTCTCCGTCGTCTTCATCACCCACGACATCTCGCTGCTGATCGAGTTCTCCGACCGGATCGCGATCATGTACGGCGGACGGATAGTGGAGCAGGCGGGCGCCGCCGAGATCTACCGCGACCCCCGCCACCCCTACAGCGAGGGCCTCCTGCACTCCTTCCCCGCGCTGCACGGTCCCCGCCGCGAACTCACCGGCATCCCGGGGTCACCCCCGCACCTGTCCGCGATGCCCGCCGGCTGCGCCTTCCACCCACGCTGCGGCAAGGCCTTCGAGCCGTGCCGGGAGCGTGTCCCGGTCCTCGCCGCGCCGGACGCAGCCCAGGACCGCGAGGTCGCCTGCTGGCTGCACCACTGA
- a CDS encoding GH1 family beta-glucosidase yields the protein MNLVTPRSSLQPAAVQGLPADFRWGVATSSYQIEGAASEDGRTPSIWDTFCRVPGAVHNAEHGDVACDHYHRMPEDVELIAGLGVDTYRFSLAWPRIQPGGRGPANAKGLDFYKRLVDELQGRGVTPWITLYHWDLPQELEDAGGWPARDTALRFAEYAMLAYEALGDRVEHWTTLNEPWCSAMLGYAYGAHAPGRTDMGDAMGAVHHLLLGHGLAARQMREAAGDNPLELGITLNLGTATPETDSEADLEACRRADGMGTRLYLDPIVHGRYPQDIVDDLAAQGVELPVQEGDLAAIATPLDVLGVNFYRGALFSGVTEDGSPTDAEGLPVVRGVERDLPRTAMDWEITPTELTALLLRLQHDYALPTVITENGAAFDDTVAADGSVPDADRTAYLADHIAAVSEARRQGADVRGYFAWSLMDNFEWAYGYDKRFGIVRVDYDTQLRTLKDSAKWYRDTIRLTRNASTDRPVA from the coding sequence ATGAACCTCGTCACGCCCCGCAGCAGCCTGCAGCCCGCCGCCGTCCAGGGACTCCCTGCCGACTTCCGCTGGGGCGTCGCCACCTCCTCGTACCAGATCGAGGGCGCCGCGTCGGAGGACGGCCGTACCCCGTCCATCTGGGACACCTTCTGCCGCGTGCCCGGCGCCGTGCACAACGCGGAGCACGGCGACGTGGCCTGCGACCACTACCACCGGATGCCCGAGGACGTGGAGCTGATCGCGGGCCTCGGCGTCGACACGTACCGCTTCTCGCTGGCCTGGCCCCGCATCCAGCCGGGCGGCCGGGGCCCCGCCAACGCCAAGGGCCTCGACTTCTACAAGCGGCTCGTCGACGAGCTCCAGGGCCGGGGCGTCACCCCCTGGATCACCCTCTACCACTGGGACCTGCCGCAGGAGCTGGAGGACGCGGGCGGCTGGCCGGCCCGTGACACCGCCCTGCGGTTCGCGGAGTACGCCATGCTCGCGTACGAGGCTCTCGGCGACCGGGTCGAGCACTGGACGACCCTCAACGAGCCGTGGTGCTCGGCGATGCTCGGCTACGCCTACGGGGCGCACGCCCCCGGCCGGACCGACATGGGTGACGCGATGGGCGCCGTCCACCACCTGCTCCTCGGCCACGGACTCGCCGCCCGGCAGATGCGCGAGGCCGCGGGGGACAACCCGCTCGAACTCGGCATCACCCTCAACCTCGGCACCGCCACCCCCGAGACCGACAGCGAGGCGGACCTGGAGGCCTGCCGCCGCGCCGACGGCATGGGCACGCGTCTCTACCTCGACCCGATCGTCCACGGCCGCTACCCGCAGGACATCGTCGACGACCTCGCGGCCCAGGGCGTCGAACTGCCCGTCCAGGAGGGCGATCTGGCCGCAATCGCCACCCCGCTCGACGTCCTCGGCGTCAACTTCTACCGCGGCGCGCTCTTCTCAGGTGTCACCGAGGACGGATCGCCGACCGACGCCGAAGGACTGCCCGTCGTCCGCGGGGTGGAGCGCGACCTTCCCCGTACGGCCATGGACTGGGAGATCACCCCGACCGAGCTCACCGCTCTCCTGCTGCGGCTCCAGCACGACTACGCGCTGCCGACCGTCATCACGGAGAACGGGGCCGCCTTCGACGACACGGTCGCAGCCGACGGCTCCGTCCCCGACGCCGACCGCACGGCCTACCTCGCCGACCACATCGCGGCCGTGTCCGAGGCCCGTCGCCAGGGCGCCGACGTCCGGGGCTACTTCGCCTGGTCGCTGATGGACAACTTCGAGTGGGCCTACGGCTACGACAAGAGGTTCGGCATCGTCCGCGTCGACTACGACACTCAGCTGCGGACACTCAAGGACAGCGCCAAGTGGTACCGCGACACGATCCGCCTCACCAGGAACGCCTCCACCGACCGACCCGTGGCCTGA
- a CDS encoding glycoside hydrolase family 3 N-terminal domain-containing protein — protein sequence MSRTPHVRARHRARPATAALAAATVLASLLAGAVPSAAAAEDPAPVLVDRFEGEVPFGNPPADSLFTWGGDTDDHPALKLEERADAPEGGKVLQGTYDISAWGGLSHEFAVDQPPKDWTAHKGIRFWWYGQNTAPLPPGSGKRINFEIKDGGANGGASELWTTSFTDDWEGWHQVEIPFADFVYRADYQPVGGIDQILGLNEMWGYALTLPTGAPGSFAMDAVELYGKAEPALKSSVVVDSAVHPVKEGGTADIRISVATTGSLPIEEPVTVAYTTQGGSAGSGEDYTPVTGTHTFPAGTASGTTHTVSVATTKDKGAESAETVPLELTVTGAKAPKENPQVVIDAHGLPYQNAKLPVKKRVADLLARMSPAEKAGQMTQAERNALKSQGDIAAYDLGSLLSGGGSVPTPNTPEAWAKMTDAYQLRAQATRFQIPLIYGVDAVHGHNNVIGSTIMPHNIGIGAGRDPKLAEKTGAVTASEVRATGIPWDFAPCVCVTRDERWGRSYEAYGEDPALVEAMETVITGMQGSASGKDLARNDKVLASAKHFVGDGGTEFGSSTTGSYTIDQGVTKVTREELEAVHLSPFAESVKRGVGTVMPSYSSLDVIGDDAGPVKMHAHAEMINGVLKDRMGFEGFVISDWQAIDQIPGDYASDVRTSVNAGLDMIMVPTAYQDFTKTLQAEVTAGRIAQARIDDAVSRILTQKFRLGLFEKPYADKSNLDDVGSAAHRAVAREAAAKSQVLLKNDGSVLPLKPSQKVYVAGSNADDLGNQAGGWTVSWQGASGATTTGTTILEGMEKNTSSATFSEDASAPTDGYDVGVVVVGEKPYAEGIGDVGNGHDLELTDADKAAVDTVCAAMKCAVLVVSGRPQFIGDRLGDIDALVASWLPGTEGDGVADVLYGKRAFTGQLPVTWPKSESQLPVNVGDAAYDPQFPYGWGLTTLKKAPAGGEATLTALAVAAQLAERAGLGKTEAGKAIVDRARLLVQQRTGGKLTETVSKPFAEADHLLLTGDLTGAVAKLRTAYRAA from the coding sequence ATGTCCCGAACACCGCACGTCCGCGCACGCCACCGGGCGAGACCGGCCACGGCCGCGCTCGCCGCCGCGACCGTCCTCGCCTCACTGCTCGCCGGGGCCGTCCCCAGCGCGGCGGCCGCCGAGGACCCCGCGCCCGTACTCGTCGACCGGTTCGAGGGCGAGGTGCCGTTCGGCAACCCGCCCGCCGACTCCCTGTTCACCTGGGGCGGCGACACGGACGACCACCCCGCTCTGAAGCTGGAGGAACGCGCCGACGCCCCCGAGGGCGGCAAGGTCCTCCAGGGTACGTACGACATCAGTGCCTGGGGCGGACTCAGTCACGAGTTCGCCGTCGACCAGCCGCCGAAGGACTGGACGGCCCACAAGGGCATCCGCTTCTGGTGGTACGGCCAGAACACCGCGCCCCTGCCGCCCGGTTCGGGCAAGCGGATCAACTTCGAGATCAAGGACGGCGGAGCCAACGGCGGCGCCTCCGAGCTGTGGACCACCTCCTTCACCGACGACTGGGAGGGCTGGCACCAGGTCGAGATCCCCTTCGCGGACTTCGTCTACCGGGCCGACTACCAGCCCGTCGGCGGCATCGACCAGATCCTCGGCCTGAACGAGATGTGGGGCTACGCGCTCACCCTCCCGACCGGCGCACCCGGCTCCTTCGCCATGGACGCCGTCGAGCTGTACGGCAAGGCCGAACCGGCCCTGAAGTCGAGCGTCGTCGTCGACTCCGCCGTGCACCCGGTCAAGGAGGGCGGGACGGCGGACATCAGGATCTCCGTCGCCACGACCGGATCCCTCCCCATCGAGGAGCCCGTCACCGTCGCGTACACCACCCAGGGCGGCAGTGCCGGATCCGGCGAGGACTACACCCCGGTCACCGGCACCCACACCTTCCCCGCCGGGACCGCCTCCGGCACCACGCACACCGTCTCCGTGGCCACGACGAAGGACAAGGGGGCGGAGTCCGCCGAGACGGTCCCGCTGGAACTCACCGTCACCGGCGCCAAGGCGCCCAAGGAGAACCCCCAGGTCGTCATCGACGCCCACGGGCTGCCCTACCAGAACGCGAAGCTCCCGGTGAAGAAGCGCGTCGCCGACCTGCTGGCGCGGATGTCCCCGGCCGAGAAGGCCGGCCAGATGACCCAGGCCGAGCGCAACGCGCTGAAATCGCAGGGCGACATCGCCGCGTACGACCTCGGCTCGCTGCTCTCCGGCGGCGGTTCCGTGCCCACTCCGAACACGCCCGAGGCCTGGGCGAAGATGACCGACGCCTACCAGCTGCGCGCGCAGGCCACCCGCTTCCAGATCCCGCTGATCTACGGCGTGGACGCGGTGCACGGCCACAACAACGTGATCGGCTCGACGATCATGCCGCACAACATCGGCATCGGCGCGGGCCGTGACCCGAAGCTCGCGGAGAAGACGGGCGCCGTCACCGCGAGCGAGGTCCGCGCCACGGGCATCCCGTGGGACTTCGCCCCCTGCGTGTGCGTCACCCGCGACGAGCGCTGGGGCCGCTCCTACGAGGCGTACGGCGAGGACCCGGCCCTGGTCGAGGCCATGGAGACGGTCATCACCGGCATGCAGGGCAGCGCGTCGGGCAAGGACCTCGCCCGTAACGACAAGGTGCTGGCCAGCGCCAAGCACTTCGTCGGCGACGGCGGCACGGAGTTCGGCTCCTCCACCACCGGCTCGTACACCATCGACCAGGGCGTCACGAAGGTCACCCGCGAGGAACTCGAAGCGGTCCACCTCTCGCCGTTCGCCGAGTCCGTGAAGCGCGGCGTGGGCACGGTCATGCCGTCGTACTCCTCGCTGGACGTCATCGGCGACGACGCCGGTCCCGTGAAGATGCACGCCCACGCGGAGATGATCAACGGCGTGCTCAAGGACCGGATGGGCTTCGAGGGCTTCGTCATCAGCGACTGGCAGGCCATCGACCAGATCCCCGGTGACTACGCGAGCGACGTCCGCACCTCGGTCAACGCCGGGCTCGACATGATCATGGTCCCGACCGCGTACCAGGACTTCACGAAGACCCTCCAGGCGGAGGTCACCGCCGGGCGGATCGCGCAGGCCCGGATCGACGACGCGGTGTCCCGGATCCTCACCCAGAAGTTCCGCCTCGGCCTCTTCGAGAAGCCGTACGCCGACAAGTCGAACCTGGACGACGTCGGCTCCGCCGCGCACCGCGCGGTCGCCCGTGAGGCAGCCGCCAAGTCCCAGGTGCTCCTGAAGAACGACGGCTCGGTGCTGCCGCTCAAGCCGTCGCAGAAGGTCTACGTCGCAGGCTCCAACGCCGACGACCTCGGCAACCAGGCCGGCGGCTGGACCGTCAGCTGGCAGGGTGCCTCCGGTGCCACCACGACGGGCACGACGATCCTGGAGGGCATGGAGAAGAACACCTCGTCGGCCACCTTCTCCGAGGACGCCTCCGCCCCGACCGACGGGTACGACGTCGGAGTCGTCGTCGTCGGCGAGAAGCCGTACGCCGAGGGCATCGGAGACGTGGGCAACGGCCACGACCTGGAGCTCACCGACGCCGACAAGGCAGCGGTCGACACGGTCTGCGCCGCAATGAAGTGCGCCGTCCTCGTCGTCTCCGGCCGCCCCCAGTTCATAGGTGACCGGCTCGGTGACATCGACGCCCTGGTCGCCTCCTGGCTGCCGGGCACCGAGGGCGACGGCGTCGCCGACGTCCTCTACGGCAAGCGGGCCTTCACCGGGCAGCTCCCGGTGACCTGGCCGAAGTCCGAGTCGCAGCTGCCGGTCAACGTCGGCGACGCGGCGTACGACCCGCAGTTCCCGTACGGCTGGGGACTGACCACCCTGAAGAAGGCTCCGGCGGGCGGCGAGGCCACCCTCACCGCTCTCGCCGTCGCCGCCCAGCTCGCCGAGCGGGCCGGCCTCGGGAAGACCGAGGCGGGCAAGGCGATCGTGGACCGGGCGAGGCTGCTGGTCCAGCAGAGGACCGGCGGGAAGCTGACCGAAACGGTGTCCAAGCCGTTCGCCGAGGCCGACCATCTGCTGCTCACCGGCGATCTGACCGGAGCGGTGGCGAAGCTGCGCACGGCGTACCGCGCCGCGTAA
- a CDS encoding MSMEG_1061 family FMN-dependent PPOX-type flavoprotein translates to MSNAAPAAVTAAPVDAADPLAGAVPLESAEQLREILGEPWPIVIDKVHDELTEDDLGLLARAPFCAVSTSDADGNCDTSPRGGEPGFTRVLDRRTLVLPDLPGNRRGDSFHNILSNPHVGLLYLIPGVMTVLRINGRARILTDAPVFDEMKVKGRRPDLALVVDIDEIYLHCPASLKRSGVWAPETWEEQPAKRPGAAKAR, encoded by the coding sequence TTGTCGAACGCCGCGCCCGCGGCCGTCACGGCTGCCCCCGTCGACGCCGCGGACCCCCTGGCCGGAGCCGTGCCCCTCGAGTCGGCCGAGCAGCTGCGCGAGATCCTGGGCGAACCGTGGCCGATCGTCATCGACAAGGTCCACGACGAGCTCACCGAGGACGACCTCGGCCTGCTGGCCCGCGCGCCGTTCTGCGCCGTGTCCACCTCCGACGCCGACGGCAACTGCGACACCTCGCCGCGCGGCGGGGAACCCGGCTTCACCCGGGTCCTGGACCGGCGCACCCTCGTGCTGCCCGACCTGCCGGGCAACCGGCGCGGCGACAGCTTCCACAACATCCTGTCGAACCCGCACGTGGGCCTGCTGTACCTGATACCGGGCGTGATGACGGTCCTGCGGATCAACGGCCGGGCCCGCATCCTCACGGATGCTCCGGTCTTCGACGAGATGAAGGTCAAGGGGCGCCGTCCCGACCTCGCGCTGGTCGTGGACATCGACGAGATCTACCTGCACTGCCCCGCGTCACTGAAGCGCTCGGGCGTGTGGGCCCCGGAGACGTGGGAGGAGCAGCCGGCGAAGAGGCCCGGAGCGGCGAAGGCGCGCTAG